In Trueperaceae bacterium, the sequence CCGCTCCCTTATCTCGCCGCACAGCCGCTGGAACTCAGGGTCCGCCCTGCTCGGCATGGCACCGCCGAAGGGCGTGTCCACCACCTCCGCCGCGACGATGGGGGCGTGGCGCGTGACCAGCAGCACCCGGCTCGACAGCAGCACCGCCTCCTCCACGCTGTGCGTGACCATCACGGTGGTCTTCGTTCCCTCCCGCGCGAGGGCGAAGAGCTCGCGCTGCAGCCGCTCGCGCCCCAGCTCGTCGACGGCGGAGAGCGGCTCGTCGAGCAGCAGCAACTCGCTGCCGAGCGCGAACTGCCGCGCCAGCGCCACCCGCTGCCGCTGCCCGCCGGAGAGCTGCCCCGGGAAGCGCCCCATCAGGGCGCCCAGGCCGAGCCGCGTCAACCACCGCTCGGCCAGCTCGCGCCGTTCGGCCCCGCCCACCCCCTTGATGGCCAGCGCCACCTCGACGTTGCGCCGCGCCGTGTACCACGGCAAGAGACCGTGATCCTGCAGGAGGAGGCCCACCGGCCCGCCCGGGCGCAGCACCGGCCGGCCGCCCAGCAGCACGCTCCCGGCGTCGGGAGCGCGCAACCCCGCGGCGAGGTAGAGGAGCGTCGTCTTGCCGCTGCCCGACGGGCCGATGACGCTGCAGAACTCCCCCGCGTCCAACCGCCAGTCGAAGCCGGCGAGGACAGGGTGATCGTGCCCGTACCCGAAGGTCACCCCCGAGAACTCGAGGAGGGCACCGGGCGGCCGCCGCTCGTTCACCTCGGGGCGGGACGGCGCCTCACGGGGCGGTGACGAAGCGACCGTCGACGAGGTCCTCGTACGGCAGCGGAGCGTCGATCATGCCGACCTCCACCATCCAGGCCTGCACCTCGGCCAGCTCCGCCTCGCTCGGCACGCGGGGCGCCGCGAAGGTCGGCACGGCGTACGTGGCCATGATGGGTTCGGGGATGCGGATCTCGTTGTGGCGGTACCGCTCCGGGTCGGCGTCGATGGCAGCCACAGCATCCTGGTAGGCGGCGAGGAAGGCGCAGACGTCGCCTGGGCGCTCGTCCAGCAGGCGCTGTGTGACCGTTAGCGCCACCGGCACGAACCCCGTGGCCGCGTCCGTCAGCACGGCCGTGGCGCCCTGCACCTGCGTGGCCAGGGTCGTGAGCGGTTCCGGCAGCAGCGCCGCCGCCACCAGCCCCTGGTTGAGCTGCTCGAGCCGGAGCGGGATGGCGCTCACCTCCAGGTAATCGGACGGATTCGGGTCGTAACCCGCGTCACGCAGCAGCTTGGTGGCCATGTACTCGGTGACGGTGTTGTGGCCCACCGCCACCTTCGCCTCGCCCGCGCGCAGCGCCGCGACGAGGTCGTAAGGCGTCTTCAGCCCGCTGGCGGCGCTCGTGACGATGGAGAAGAACGGCACGCCGGGCGCGAAGCTGTCGTGGCGCACGATCTTGAGGGCGTCGCCGGCGGCGACCTGCAGCACGGCGCCCATCACGTCGTTGTTGCCCACGTCGAGCCGGCCCGTCTGCAGGCCGATGGAGCGGTCGCGGGCGCTCTCGAGCGGAACGAGCTCGACCTCGACGCCGCGCGCCGCGAACAGCCCGCTCTGCTGCGCCACGAAGATGGGCAGGGTGTTCATGACGGGCAGGACGCCGACGCGCACGGGCTGCCCGCTGGTGGCGGGGCACTGCTGGGCGAACGCGGCGCCCGCAGCGGCAAGGAACAAGAGGGTGAGGAGGGTCCGTCTCACCGCCCCAGCCTACCGCGGCGCCCGGCGGCGGCGGACGAACGTCCTGCGCGTGCGTGCTAGCCTTCGCCCAACGACGCTCTGGAGGTCACGATGACTACGCTCGCCGGCCATCTCCTCGCGCGCGCCGGGCGGTCGCGCCGGGCGCTGGCGGTCCTCGTCTCGCTGTTGGCGATGGTGGCGGCGCCCGGCGCCGGGGCGCAGGGCGCGCCCATCCCCGAACGGTTCGCGACCACCGTGAGCGACACGGACTACCCCGGTTCCGACCTGTTGGCGCTACCGGACGTCACGCTCGAGCGCTGCGCCGCCGCGTGCCTGCGCGACGGGGCGTGCGCCGCCTTCACCTTCGACCAGCGCCACGGGATGTGCTTCCTGAAGGGCGCCGCCGCGGCGCCAGTGTCGTTCGTTGGCGCCGTCTCCGGCGTGGTGAGCGAGCAGGCGCCCGCGGCGCTGGAGCGGGCGCGCCAGGCGGCGGCGACCATCACCTTCCTCACAGAACACGACTTCGCCGCGGCGCTCGAGCAGGCGGCCGGCATGGCGCAGCGCTTCTTCGCCGAGGGCAACGACGAGGCCTGGCTGCTGACGCAGTCGCGCGGCATGGCCGCGGGGTCGGAGGTCACCTACACGGGCGCGGCCGTGACGGTGGCCGACAGCGGCGCGGCCTGGGCGCGCTACGCGGAGGCGCTCCTCAGGCTCGCCGACGCGGTGCCCAACCGCGCGTACGAGCGGGAGAGCCAGGCCGTGCTGGCGGCGCTCAACGCCGCGTTGCGGCTCGAGGGCCGCGAGCGGGCCGACGCCCTGCTAACGCTGGCGCGCGCCCTCGAGCGGCGCTACCGGGGCGAGGCCGCCCTGGGCGCCGTGCGGCTCGCCGACTCGCTCGTGTCCGGCATCGCCCGCGACGACCTCAGGCGCCTGCGGGAGGCGTTCGGCTTCCGGGTGCTCAGCCACGAGGTGGACGCGCGCACCGCGGCGCCGCGCATCTGCGTCACGTTCTCAGACGACCTCGCCGCCGCCACCGACTACGACCAGTACGTGCAGCGCGACGTGAGCGGACTGGCGCTCGAGGTCGAGGGCCGGCAACTGTGCGTCTCAGGGATCGCCTACGGCGAGAGCTACCACCTCACGCTCCGCGCCGGCCTCCCCGGCGCCGACGGCGACACGCTCGTCTCACGCGTGCCGCTCGACGTCTACGTGCGCGACCGGGCGCCGCAGGTGCGCTTCCCGGGGCGCGCCTACGTGCTGCCCGCCGTGGGCCCGCGGTCGCTGCCGGTGGAGACGGTCAACGCCGACCACCTGGAACTCGCGCTGCTCCGGGTGTCGGACCGGAACGTGGTGGCGACCATCAGGGACGGCACGTTCCTCAGGTCGCTCGGCGGCTGGGAGGGTCGGCGCTTCGAGGAGGACCTGACCGAGAGCGTGTGGGAGGGCGAGGCCCGGCTCGAGAGCGACCTCAACCGCGAGGTGACCACGCAGCTCCCGCTCGCGGAAGCGGGCGACCTGGCGCCCGGCGTCTACGTCCTGCGCGCCAAGGTGGCCGGCGCCGACGAGTACGAGTCGCCACCGGCGCTGCAGTGGTTCCTCGTCTCCGACCTCGGGGTGACCACCATGGCCGGCACCGACGGGGTGCACGTGGTGGTGCAGCGCCTGTCGAGCGGCGAGCCGGTCGAGGGCATCACGGTCGAGCTCGTGGCGCGCTCCAACCGCGTGCTGGGCGCGACGACCACCGACGCGAGCGGGCACGCCCTGTTCGCTGGCGCCCTCGCCCTCGGCGCCGGCAACGCCGCCCCCGCGCTCGTGCTGGTGACCGCCCTCGACGACATGGCTGTCCTCTCCCTCGAGGAGCCCGAGTTCGACCTCTCCGACCGCGGCGTGGCGGGCCGCGTCGCGCCCGGTCCGCTCGACGTGTTCCTCGCCACCGACCGCGGCGCCTACCGCCCCGGCGAGACCGTGAACCTGACGGCGCTCGTGCGCGACAACAGGGCCGCCGCCGTGCCGGGGCTGCCCCTCACGCTCGTGATGCTGCGCCCGGACGGGGTGGAGTACTCGCGCACCGTGTCGCACGGCGAAGGTGCCGGCGGCCACGTGCTGGCGCTGCCGCTCGGCGCCGCGGTGCCGCGCGGCGCGTGGCGCCTCGAGGCGTACGTGGACGTCGAGGCGCCGGCGCTCGCCACCACCACGGTGCTGGTCGAGGACTTCCTGCCGGAACGCATCGACGTGGAGCTCGCCCTGCCGGGAGGCGACCTCGTCGACCCGGCCGCGCCCCCCGCCCTGAGCGTGCAGGCCGACTACCTGTTCGGCGCCCCGGGCGCGGATCTCGCGGTGGACGGCAGCGTGACGATCACGCCCACGGCCGAGCTTCCGGGCTGGGCCGGTTACAGCTTCGGGCGGTTCGACGAGCGTGTGGAGCCGCAGCGCCGCACGTTCCCGAGCGGGCTGCGGACGGACGCGACGGGCGCGGCCACCGTGCCGCTCCCGCTCGCGCGGCTCGCGCTCGCCGCCCGCCCCTACCAGGCGACCACCACCGTGACGGTCATCGACGGCTCGTCGCGGCCCGTAGAGCGCACGCTGACCCGGACGCTGCGGCCGAGCGCCACCGTGGTGGGGATCCGGCCGGCCTTCGACGGGCCGCTCCCCGAGGGCGCCGAGGCCGGGTTCGACGTGGTCTTGGTGAACCCCGACCTCACAGCGGCCCGGGGCGACCTCACCTGGCGCGTCGACCGGGTGGAGACGCGTTACCAGTGGTACGCGGTCGACGGCCGCTGGTACTGGGAGCCCGTCACCGACCGCCGGCGCGTGGCCGAGGGGACCGCCGCCACCGACGCCGGGCCCGTGCGCGTCAGCGTGCCCGTGGACTGGGGCAGGTACGAGCTGCGCGTCGTCGGCTCGGGCCGGGCGCCTGCGAGCGCCTCGCTGCAGTTCAGCGCCGGGTGGGCCTCGGCCGACACCACGCGCGAGACGCCCGACCTCCTGGCCGTGTCGCTCGACGCGACCTCCTACGCCCCCGGCGACGTGGCGCGCCTGCGCGTCGACGCGACCGAGCCCGGCGTGGCGCTCGTGGCCGTCCTGACGGACCGGGTCGTCGACCTGCGGCTGGTGGAGGTCGCCGCCGAGACGACCGTCGAGCTGCCCGTGACCGACGAGTGGGGGGCGGGCGCCTACGTGACCGCCAGCCTGATCAGGCCCAGCGGCGGCGCTGAGCGGTTGCCCGCGCGCAGCCTCGGCCTGGCGCACGCCGCCGTCGACCCGGGCCCGCACCTGCTCGCCGTCACCCTCGCGGCGCCCGCCGAGACGCGCTCCGGCGGTCCCCTCGCCGTGACCCTCGAGGTGCCCGGGCTGCCCGACGGCGCCGGGCACGCCACCGTGGCCGCCGTGGACGTGGGCGTGCTCAACATCACCGGCTTCGAGGCGCCCGACCCGGCCGGCCATTACTTCGGCCAAAGGCGCCTCGGCGTGGCGCTGCGCGACCTCTACGGTCGCCTCATCGACGCGCGCCAGGGCGCGATCGGCGAGGTCCGCTCGGGCGGCGACGCCGGCGTGGAGACGAGCGCCGGACCGGCGCCGGCGGAGGAGCTGCTCGCCCTCTTCTCGGGACCCGTCGTCGTGCGCGACGGCCACGCCGAGGTGCTCTTCGACCTCCCGCCGTTCGGCGGCACCGTGCGGCTGATGGCCGTCGTGTGGACGGACGCGGCCGTCGGCCAAGCCGTGAGGGACGTGCTCGTGCGCGACCCCGTCGTCATCCAGGCGAGCCTCCCGCGCTTCATGACGCCCGGCGACGAGAGCAGGCTGCACCTCGAGCTCACGCACGTGACCGGGCCGGCGGGCGAGGCCCGCCTGGCCGTGAGCGGGCACGGGCTCGCCGCGGGACCGGCCGTGGTGCGGCTCGCCGAGGGCGGGCGCGCCGTGATCGACCTGCCGCTCGCCCCGACGGAGCTCGGCGAGCACACCTACCGGATCGACCTGACGACCCCCGGCGGGGTGACGTTGACGCGCGAGCTGCGCCTGACCGTCATGCACACCGACCCCGAGACGGCCCGCGCCGATCGCACGGTGCTGGCGCCCGGCGAGAGCTTCACCTTCGGCGCCGACGCGCTCGCCGGTTTCCTCCCCGACACCGCCCGCGCCACCCTCTCTACCGGGCTGGGGGGCGCCTTCGACGTGCCCGGCCTCGTCCTGAACCTGCTCGAGTACCCGTACCACTGCACCGAGCAGATCGTCTCGAGCCTGCAACCGCTCCTGCTCACGCCCGCGGTGGCGGCGCGCCTGGGCCTCGTGAGCGAGGACGACGTCCTGGCGCGCGTGCAGGCGGGCGTCGACCGCGTCCTGACGCGGCAGGACCGCCAGGGCGCCTTCGGGCTGTGGGGCGTGGGCGGCTACGACCTGTGGCTCGACGCCTACGTGACCGACTTCCTGCTGCGCGCCGAGGCGGCCGGCGCCGTCGTGCCGGAGGCGGCGCTACGCGGCGCCCTCGACAACCTCCGCAACGGCGTCGCGGTCGCCGGCTCCATGCAGGACGGCGCCGCCCCCTACGCCTTCGCCTTCTACGTGCTGGCGCGTGCCGGCGAGGCCGTGATCGGCGACCTGCGCTACTACGCCGACACGTACGCGGCCGCCTTCGACACGCCGCTGGCCGCCGCCCAACTGGCGGGCGCCCTCGCCCTCTACGGCGAGCAGGCGCGCGCCGACGCCATGTTCGCGCAGGCGCAGGACCTCGCCAGGCGCGGCGGCGACGTCACCGATTGGCGCAGCGACTACGGCACGCGCCTGCGCGACGCGGCGGGGCTGCTCGCCCTAGCCGCCGAGGCCGGCGCGCGCGCCGTGGACCTGCCGGCGCTCGTGGCGCGGGTGGCCGGCGGCGGTCAGGCGGCCCTACTGTCGCCGCAGGAGGCGGCCTGGGCGCTGCGCGCCGCTGCCGCGGTGGCGGACGACGCCCGCGGGCTCGAGCTCGACGGCGAGGCCGTGACCGGCAACGTCTCCCTGCGCTACGAGGGGCGCGACCGCGTGCTGACCAACGGCGGCGACGAGGAGGTCGTGGTGACGGTCACGACCTTCGGGGTGGCGGCGGAGGCGCCGCGCGCCGGCGGCGTCGGCTACGACGTCAGCCGCACCTACTTCACCCCCGACGGGGCGCCGGCCGACGTGAGGAGCGTGCGCGTGGGCGACCGGCTCGTCGTCGTGCTGGACGTGCGCCCGCAGGCGGGCGTCCCGCAGGGGCGGCTGATCGTGGACGACGCGCTGCCCGCCGGCCTGGAGATCGACAACCCCGACTTCCTGACGTCGGGCGACGTGAGCGCCTTCGCCTGGCTGCGGTTGGCCGGCACCCCCGAGCTCGCCGAGTCCCGCGCCGACCGCTTCCTCGCGGCCATCGACCAGAGAGACGGCACGCCGCTGCGGCTGGCGTACGTGGCGCGCGCCGTCTCGCCGGGCACGTTCCACGCAGCGGCGCCGTTGGTGATGGACCTCTACCGGCCCGTCAACCGCGCCGTGGGCGAGACGAGCACGCTGGTGATCGGGCAGTGACGGCCGACGGTGGCGTCCCGCCGTGACCGGCCCGTTGGAGCCGGGGAGCCCGTGGGCGCGCGTTGCCGCCGGCGCTCCCCGGCCCGGCGCCGCGCCGCCCGGCTGACGCTCCTCGGGCTCGCCGCCGCCGTGGCGGCGGCGGCGTGGCTCGGCTTCGACCGGTGGGTGGCCGCCACCGAGCTGCCGCCACTCGCCCCCGCCGTCTCGGCGGAGGTGCTGGCCCGCGACGGGCGCATGCTGCGGGCCTACACCGTCGACGACGGTCGCTGGCGCCTGCGCGTCGACGCCCGCGGCGTCGACCCGCGCTACGTGGCCATGCTCCTCGCCTACGAGGACGGCCGCTTCTACGGCCACCGCGGCGTAGACGTGACGGCGTTGGCGCGCGCCGCGTTCCGCTCGCTCGTTGCGGGGCGCGTCGTGAGCGGCGGTTCGACGCTCACCATGCAGGTGGCGCGCCTCCTCGAGGAGGGCGCGACGGGCTCGTGGCGCGGCAAGCTGCGCCAGATCAGGGTGGCGTTGGCGCTCGAGCGGGTGCTCGACAAGGACGAGATCATGGCGCTCTACCTCCAGCTCGCGCCGATGGGCGGCAACCTGGAGGGGGTGCGGGCCGGGAGCCTGGCGTGGTTCGGCAAGGAGCCCACGCGCCTGACGGAGGCGGAGGCCGCCCTGCTGGTGGCGCTGCCGCAGGCGCCCGCCACGCGCGCGCCGGACGCCCACCCGGCGGCGGCCGCGGCGGCGCGCGAGCGGGTGTTGCGCCGCGCCGCCGCCGCCGGCGTCGTGACGGCGGAGGCGGTCGACGCCGCGCTGCGCGAACCGCTCCCGACCGCGCGGCTGCCCTTCCCGGCGTTGGCGCCGCACCTGGCCGACCGGCTGCGCGCCGAGGCGCCGGACGCGGCGCTGCAACGCACCACCCTGGACGCCGACCTGCAGGCTGCCATGGAGGCGCTGGCGAGGGGGGCGCTTGTCGGCCTGCCGCGCCAGGTCGCGGTCGCGCTGGTGGTGGCAGACGCGGATTCGGGCGAGGTCCTGGCCGAGGTGGGCTCCGCCGACTACGCCAGCGCGGCGCGGCTCGGCTACGTCGACATGACGACCGCCCTGCGCTCGCCCGGTTCGACGCTCAAGCCGCTCGTTTACGGTCTGGCGTTCAGCGACGGCCTCGCCCACCCCGAGACGCTACTGAACGACCGGCCGGAGGACTACGGCGGCTACGCGCCGCAGAACTTCGACGGCGTGTTCCGCGGCCCCGTAACGGCGCGCGAGGCGCTGCAGGCGTCCCTCAACCTGCCGGTGGTGGCGCTGACGGAGGTGCTTGGACCCGCTCGGCTCCTGGCCGCGTTGCGTGCCGCCGGGGTGGAGGTCGTCGTGCCCGGGGACGCCGCCGGGCTGGCCGTGGCGCTTGGCGGCGTGGGCGTGAGCCTGGAGGGGCTCGTGCAGCTCTACGCGGCCATCGCGCGCGGCGGCGAGGCGCGGGCGCTGCGGGTGCGGGCGGGCGGGGCGGCCGGGGAGGGCGAGGCGCCCACGCGGGGCGAGGCGCCCACGCGCGGCGAGGCGCCCACGCGCAGCGGGACGCCCGCGAGCAGCGGGACGCCCGCGAGCAGCGGGACGCCCGCGCGCCCGCGCCTCATGACGCCCGAGGCGGCGTGGCAGGTGGCCGACATCCTGGCGGGCGCGCCGCGGCCCGCCAACCTGCCCGACTGGCCGCTCGCCTTCAAGACCGGCACGTCGCACGGCAACCGCGACGCCCTCGCGTTGGGCTTCGACGGCAAGCACGTGGTGGGCGTGTGGGTCGGCCGTGCCGACGGCACCCCCGTGCCGGGGATGCTCGGCGTGGAGGTGGCGGCGCCCATCCTGTTCGACGTCTTCGCTCACCTAGGCGGGCCGGTGCCGCTGCCCGGTCCGCCGCCCGGGGCCGCCTCCGTCGGGTCGACGAGCGACCTGCCGCCGCACCTGCGCCAGTTCGGGGCGCGCGACGTGAGCGTCGACGACGCGCCGCGCCTCACCTTCCCGCCCGACGGCGCCGTGCTGACGCCGCTGCCCGGCGGCGTGCCCGTGCGGGTCGAGCGCGGCACGGCCCCCTTCACGTGGTTCGCGAACGGCGCCCCCGTGCTCCTGGGGAGCTACGAGCGCGAGGCGCGCCTGCCGTTGCCGGCGGCCGGGTTCGTGACCGTGGCGGTGGTGGACGACGCCGGGCGCGCCGCGCGCGTGAGGATCGAGCTGCGCTGAGCGGGGATCAGCGCGGGGCCGTCAGGAACGCCCGCAGTCCGTCCACGTCGTCGGTGTTCAGCAGGTCGACGCCGGCCTCGAGCAGGTGCGCCCACACCCGCTCGCGCGCGGGGCCGGGCTCGTCGGGGGTGCCCCAGAAGCGGAGCGCCTGCCCGTGGGCGTGGGCGGTGGCGACCATGGCCGCGAGGCGGCGCCCCTCCTCGGGCGGTGCCCGTCCCGCGCCGCGCCAGGCGAAGAGGGCGCGCCAGTCGTCGCTGATGAGGGGCATGACGCCCGCGTCGGTGAACGTCCCCAGGTCGCCGCTGCGGCCGTCGAGGGTGAGGACGTGGTCGCCGAGCGCGGCGGGCGGCGGGCGGTTGCCCGAGAGCATGACGCGCACGGGCGCTGGGCCGGCGCGCGGGTCGACGAGGTCCGGGTAGCGCGCCAGCAGGCGCCGCGTGGCCGCGAGGGCGGGCCTGGCCGCGGTCTTCACGTCCAGGTGGAGCCACAGCGGGTGCCCACCTTCGAAGAGGCGGCCGCCGCGCTCGCTGACGAGGGCGCGCAGCGGCTCGAGGTAGAGGCGCCTCAGTGTGTTGCCGGGGCGCAGGCGCCGCGCGTCGTGACCGACGAGGACGCGGCCTGCGAGCACGAAGGCGTCGACCTCGACGTGGGTGAACCCGGCCGCGAGCGAGCGCGCCAGCGGCGGCGTGAGCTCGCAGTCGCGGTGCGAGTAGGCGCGCGGGAGGGGCGAGCCCACCGCGCTGGTGATGCCCGCGCGCGGCGGCTCGGGGCGCTGCCCGCTCCTCACCCGCTCAGCCTTCCAGGGCAGCGACCTCGGCTGGGGTGAGCGGCCTATCGGCGGCGATCCGCAGCTCCCGGAACTCCGCCCCCGACCGGCAGCCGACGATGGCGTGCATGTTCATGGGTTGGCTGAGCGCGTACTGGAGCGCGACCTGGCTCGGCGTCAGGCCGCGGGCGCGGGCGAGCGCCCGGACCCGGTCGCGCCGTGCCGCGTTGGCGAGCGTGTCGAAGACGCTCACCTCGAGTTGCGGGGCGGGTGCGTTCGGGGTGGCGGCGAAGTAGCCCATGGCCAGGCTCGACCAGGCGAGGACGGGCGTGCCGGTCGACTCGTAGAAGGCCCGCTCGGCCGCCCCCTCGGGGCCGGAGATGCTGACGCAGCCCGGCCAAGGGGGCGCGACCGGCACCGCCAGGCTGAAGTGCGGGCTGCTGGCCGCCACGGGCTCCATCTCGCTCGCGCGCGCGTACGCGTTGGCGGCGGCTATGCGCCCGTGGTGCCAGTTGGAGACGCCGTAGGCGCGGATCAGGCCGCGCTCCCTCAGGTCGTGCAGGATGGTCATCACGGTGCCCACCGGCACGGTCTCGTCGTCGCGGTGGAGGAGGTAGAGGTCCACCACGTCGGTGCGCAGGCGCTCGAGCGAGCCGGCGAGGTCGGCGACGATGTCGGCGCGGGTGATGCGGTTGCGTCCGCCGTAGGGGTGACCGCCCTTGGTGATCAGGAACAAGCCGTCGCGGCCGCCGCGCGCCGCCAGCCAGGCGCCGAACGCGGCCTCGCTGGCGCCGCCGCCGTAGTTCTCGGCGAGGTCGAAGGTCGTCGCCCCGGCCGCCGCGACGGCGTCGAGGAGGGCGACGACGTCGGCCTGCGTCATGCCCGAGAGGTGCGCCGTGCCCTGGATGAGGCGGTCGGCGCGCTTGCCGGCGACCTCGAGCGTCACGGCGCCACCCTCGTGGGGAGCGTCCGGGCAGCGCGGGTCATAGGCCGAGGCCCGCCAGGTAGTCGCGGTTACGCCGCGCGCTCTCCTTGGGGGTGCCCATGCCTGGGAGCACGTCCTGTTCGACGGTCACCCAGTCGGCGTAGCCGTGGCGACGCAGCGCGGCGAGGACCGCCGCGAAGTCGATGCTTCCCCGCCCCAGCTCGGAGTAGAGGCCGGCGCGTACGGCCGTGACGTAGTCCCACCCCTCGGCGCGAGCGCGCGCCGCGACCGCGGCGTCACAGTCCTTGAGGTGGACGTAGCGCACACGCTCCCGGAAGCGCTCGAGGCCGCGGGCGGCGGTCAGGCCGTCCTCGTCGGGCGCGCCGGCGCCGTACACGTAGTGTCCGGTGTCGAACACGAGCCCGACGAGGTCGGGGTCGGTGGCGGCCAGCAGCCGCTCGATCTCGTCGGGTGTCTCCACGAAACTGCCGCAATGAGGATGGAAAACGGTAGACAGACCGGTCGTGTCACCCACGATCCTTGCGGTGGCGTTCACGTTGGCCGCGACGATCGTCCACTCCTCGTTGCTCAGGCCGAGCGCGGCCGTGACGCGGCCCGCGTTGCGGCTGCGGGCCGCGTCCGTCCCGTCCTGGTCGGCGAGGACCAGGAGCGGGCGGCGCGCCCCCGGCTCGGCGCCGGCCAGGAGGCGGGCGAGACGCTCCAGGCGCGCGCGCTCGCGCTCGACGACCCCGGGCTCGCGCAGCGCCACCCCGAAGTAGGCGCCCAGCAGGGTGAGGCCGCGCGCCGCCAGCTCGGCGCGGAGAGCCGCCGGGTCGGTCGGCATGTAGCCGTAGTCGCCCAGCTCGGTGCCCGTGTAGCCGGTGGCGGCGAGCTCGTCGAGCATCCGGGCCCAGCCGACCCCGGGATCGCCCCGCCCGACGAGCCCCCAGGAGCACGGGGCGTTGGCCACCCGGATGGGCGCGCCGGGCCGGCCGGCGCCCACCTGATCGAGACCTGGAACCGTTGCCACCTGAGCTCTCGCCTCCTAGGCCCGCGTCGCGGCCGGCGCTACCCACGCGCCGCCCCGGCAGGCCACCTTGGGGCCACAGTCTGGCGCATGGACGGGCGCCCTGACAAGCGGCCGCGCGGGTTACCTGGCGGCGGTCCGGTGCCGACCGTGCGCCCGTCATTGACAGCGGGCGCGGCGGGCGTCTAGCATCGAACCAGTTCGAAACCTCGGGGAGGTCCGCGCTGATGTGGTCGGCGTCAATGCGTGCACGACGCTACCGAACCGGTTCGATGACGGCGGGCGGCGTGGGCGCGTGAGCACCATCCGAGACATCGCCCGCCAGGCCGGCGTGGCCGTCTCGACCGCCTCGCTCGCCCTCAACGGCGACGAGCGGGTGGCGCCCGACACGCGCAAGCGCGTGCTGGCCGTCGCCGAGCGGCTCGACTACCACCCCAGCCGCACGGCCAAGAGCCTCTCGAGCGGCCGCACCTGGTCGCTCCACCTGCTGAACCCGATGGGGGAGGCGGGCCTGTCGTCGAGCTTCTTCACCCGCTTCGTCCACGGCGTCCACGACGTGGTCCACACCCGCGACTACACGCTGGCGCTCACCGTGCTCGACGACGAGGCCGAGGCCCGGGACCTGCTCGGGAAGCTGATCCTCGAGCGCTGGACCGACGGCGTCATCCTCATGAACCTCTCCGAGGAGGAGCCGCTCCTCGCCAAGCTCCTGCAGCACGACTTCCCGCACGTGCTGCTGGGCCACAGCGGCCTGCCGGGCATCACCAGCGTCGACAACGACAACGTGGCCGTCGGCCGCGACGCCGCCCGCCACCTGCTCGAGCGCGGCCGCGCCCCGCTCCTGTTCCTCAACGGACCCGAGGCCCACGCCTTCGCGCAGGAGCGCGCCCGCGGCTTCGTGGCCGCCCACGCCGCCGCCGGCGTGCCGGTCGGGCCCGACGCCGTCCAGTTCGGGGTGCAGACGGCGGAGGACGCCCGCGCCCGCCTGGGCGGCCTCCTGGCGGGCGGCGGCGAGTACGGCGGGGTGCTGG encodes:
- the pbpC gene encoding penicillin-binding protein 1C, producing the protein MTLLGLAAAVAAAAWLGFDRWVAATELPPLAPAVSAEVLARDGRMLRAYTVDDGRWRLRVDARGVDPRYVAMLLAYEDGRFYGHRGVDVTALARAAFRSLVAGRVVSGGSTLTMQVARLLEEGATGSWRGKLRQIRVALALERVLDKDEIMALYLQLAPMGGNLEGVRAGSLAWFGKEPTRLTEAEAALLVALPQAPATRAPDAHPAAAAAARERVLRRAAAAGVVTAEAVDAALREPLPTARLPFPALAPHLADRLRAEAPDAALQRTTLDADLQAAMEALARGALVGLPRQVAVALVVADADSGEVLAEVGSADYASAARLGYVDMTTALRSPGSTLKPLVYGLAFSDGLAHPETLLNDRPEDYGGYAPQNFDGVFRGPVTAREALQASLNLPVVALTEVLGPARLLAALRAAGVEVVVPGDAAGLAVALGGVGVSLEGLVQLYAAIARGGEARALRVRAGGAAGEGEAPTRGEAPTRGEAPTRSGTPASSGTPASSGTPARPRLMTPEAAWQVADILAGAPRPANLPDWPLAFKTGTSHGNRDALALGFDGKHVVGVWVGRADGTPVPGMLGVEVAAPILFDVFAHLGGPVPLPGPPPGAASVGSTSDLPPHLRQFGARDVSVDDAPRLTFPPDGAVLTPLPGGVPVRVERGTAPFTWFANGAPVLLGSYEREARLPLPAAGFVTVAVVDDAGRAARVRIELR
- a CDS encoding aldo/keto reductase; translated protein: MTLEVAGKRADRLIQGTAHLSGMTQADVVALLDAVAAAGATTFDLAENYGGGASEAAFGAWLAARGGRDGLFLITKGGHPYGGRNRITRADIVADLAGSLERLRTDVVDLYLLHRDDETVPVGTVMTILHDLRERGLIRAYGVSNWHHGRIAAANAYARASEMEPVAASSPHFSLAVPVAPPWPGCVSISGPEGAAERAFYESTGTPVLAWSSLAMGYFAATPNAPAPQLEVSVFDTLANAARRDRVRALARARGLTPSQVALQYALSQPMNMHAIVGCRSGAEFRELRIAADRPLTPAEVAALEG
- a CDS encoding TIM barrel protein → MLDELAATGYTGTELGDYGYMPTDPAALRAELAARGLTLLGAYFGVALREPGVVERERARLERLARLLAGAEPGARRPLLVLADQDGTDAARSRNAGRVTAALGLSNEEWTIVAANVNATARIVGDTTGLSTVFHPHCGSFVETPDEIERLLAATDPDLVGLVFDTGHYVYGAGAPDEDGLTAARGLERFRERVRYVHLKDCDAAVAARARAEGWDYVTAVRAGLYSELGRGSIDFAAVLAALRRHGYADWVTVEQDVLPGMGTPKESARRNRDYLAGLGL
- a CDS encoding LacI family DNA-binding transcriptional regulator, with product MSTIRDIARQAGVAVSTASLALNGDERVAPDTRKRVLAVAERLDYHPSRTAKSLSSGRTWSLHLLNPMGEAGLSSSFFTRFVHGVHDVVHTRDYTLALTVLDDEAEARDLLGKLILERWTDGVILMNLSEEEPLLAKLLQHDFPHVLLGHSGLPGITSVDNDNVAVGRDAARHLLERGRAPLLFLNGPEAHAFAQERARGFVAAHAAAGVPVGPDAVQFGVQTAEDARARLGGLLAGGGEYGGVLASSDELAIGALRALRDAGRRVPTDVAVVGMNDDALTEYTDPRLTSVDLNAAELGRVAAELLIRSIERHPPERRLVAHRLTQRDSS